Proteins from a single region of Electrophorus electricus isolate fEleEle1 chromosome 5, fEleEle1.pri, whole genome shotgun sequence:
- the brd9 gene encoding bromodomain-containing protein 9 isoform X7 gives MGKKHKKYKPEWRTVDGDYEDKPLDKPLKLVLKVGGSEVTELSGSGHDSSYYDDRSDHERERHKEKKKKKKKKSEKEKDKHLDDEERRRRKEEKKKKREREQLENAANPPVEPFTLSKPVEVVVVEERKRKRDREKFEVEAEADDFHPSGKVEVDTQADRPVRACRTQQENECTPRQQLLEHFLRLLQRKDPHGFFAFPVTDAIAPGYSMIIKHPMDFSTMKEKITTNEYKTVTEFKADFKLMCDNAMVYNRPETVYYKAAKKLLHTGFKMMSKAAILGDEDVAGDEPLPEVAPVHVESAKKSKRQPVKEPMISDLYELEGNACSLTDSTAEEHVLALVEHAADEARDRINRFMPNSKIGYLKKEPEGALIYTVVNPQDPETEEEETHPVDLSSLSNKLLPGLTPLGFKDDRRYKVTFLSSAYNTQTLQNNSVYPDLLPEEMEMLYSAYGDDTGVQCALSLQEFVKDCGSFTKRLVDDLLDKMTGGDHSKAVFQIRQKRNMPVDEAKSALCDMQAADGAVMDSGSVLDFMSLKSYPDISLDMLNPLGKPVKKEPEHEESHAHFDDTAKLLQEFQEAAVERVCSRPSSNLSSLSNASDREQHHLGSPSHLGVGDQSEMVHDPYEFLQSPEPGSTANS, from the exons atggggaaaaaacacaaaaaatacaaaccCGAATGGAGAACAGTAGATGGGG ACTATGAGGACAAGCCCCTGGATAAGCCTCTGAAACTCGTGCTGAAGGTCGGCGGCAGTGAGGTCACCGAGCTGTCCGGCTCGGGCCACGACTCCAGCTACTATGATGATCGCTCTGACCATGAGCGGGAGCGgcacaaagagaagaaaaagaaaaagaagaaaaaatctgaaaaagagaaagacaagcaCCTGGACGatgaagaaagaagaagaagaaag gaagagaagaagaaaaaacgtGAGCGAGAACAGCTAGAGAATGCAGCCAACCCACCAGTGGAACCGTTCACTCTGTCCAAGCCTGTAGAG gtggtggtggtagaggagaggaagaggaagagggacagGGAGAAGTTCGAGGTGGAGGCAGAGGCCGACGACTTCCACCCCAGTGGTAAAGTGGAGGTGGACACCCAGGCCGACCGGCCCGTTAGAGCCTGCCGCACTCAGCAGG AAAATGAATGCACACCCCGGCAGCAGCTCCTCGAGCACTTTCTGCGCCTGCTTCAGAG GAAAGACCCTCATGGTTTCTTCGCCTTCCCTGTGACGGATGCCATTGCACCGGGCTACTCCATGATCATTAAGCACCCTATGGACTTCAGCACCATGAAGGAGAAGATCACgacaaatgaatacaaaacagtAACAGAATTCAAG GCGGACTTCAAGCTGATGTGTGACAATGCCATGGTGTATAACCGACCTGAGACAGTCTACTACAAAGCTGCAAAGAAACTTCTGCACACTGGCTTCAAAATGATGAGCAAA GCCGCCATTCTGGGCGACGAGGACGTGGCCGGCGACGAGCCCCTGCCCGAGGTCGCCCCCGTCCACGTTGAGTCAGCCAAAAAGTCCAAAAGGCAGCCAGTGAAGGAGCCCATGATCAG TGACCTCTATGAACTGGAGGGAAATGCATGCAGCCTAACGGACAGCACAGCGGAGGAGCATGTCTTGGCCCTGGTGGAGCACGCAGCAGACGAGGCACGCGACCGTATCAACCGCTTCATGCCAAATTCAAAG ATAGGGTATCTTAAGAAGGAACCAGAGGGAGCGCTGATTTATACTGTAGTCAATCCGCAAGACCCAGAGACAGAAG AGGAAGAGACCCATCCTGTAGATTTAAGCTCTCTGTCAAATAAACTCTTACCTGGCCTCACTCCATTGGGGTTTAAAGATGACCGGAGATACAAGG TAACCTTCTTGAGTAGTGCCTACAACACTCAGACGCTCCAAAACAACTCTGTCTACCCAGACCTGCTTCCAGAAGAGATGGAGATGCTCTACTCTGCCTACGGAGATGACACGGGCGTGCAGTGTGCCCTCAG TCTCCAAGAGTTTGTAAAGGACTGTGGTAGTTTTACCAAAAGGCTTGTGGACGATCTGTTGGATAAAATGACGGGTGGAGATCATTCCAAAGCCGTCTTCCAAATCCGACAG AAAAGGAACATGCCAGTGGATGAAGCCAAGTCCGCCTTGTGTGATATGCAG GCTGCAGATGGAGCAGTAATGGATAGTGGCTCAGTGCTGGACTTCATGAGCCTGAAGAGCTACCCAGACATATCTCTGGACATGCTCAACCCTTTGG GCAAACCAGTGAAGAAGGAGCCAGAACACGAGGAGAGCCATGCACACTTTGATGACACAGCCAAGCTATTGCAGGAGTTCCAGGAGGCAGCAGTGGAGAGGGTCTGCTCCCGGCCCTCCTCCAACCTCTCGTCTCTCTCCAACGCCTCCGACAGAGAGCAGCACCATTTAG GGAGCCCATCTCACCTGGGCGTTGGAGACCAGTCGGAGATGGTTCACGACCCATATGAGTTCCTGCAGTCTCCAGAACCCGGTTCCACGGCCAATAGCTGA
- the brd9 gene encoding bromodomain-containing protein 9 isoform X5, with amino-acid sequence MGKKHKKYKPEWRTVDGDYEDKPLDKPLKLVLKVGGSEVTELSGSGHDSSYYDDRSDHERERHKEKKKKKKKKSEKEKDKHLDDEERRRRKEEKKKKREREQLENAANPPVEPFTLSKPVEVVVVEERKRKRDREKFEVEAEADDFHPSGKVEVDTQADRPVRACRTQQENECTPRQQLLEHFLRLLQRKDPHGFFAFPVTDAIAPGYSMIIKHPMDFSTMKEKITTNEYKTVTEFKADFKLMCDNAMVYNRPETVYYKAAKKLLHTGFKMMSKAAILGDEDVAGDEPLPEVAPVHVESAKKSKRQPVKEPMISDLYELEGNACSLTDSTAEEHVLALVEHAADEARDRINRFMPNSKIGYLKKEPEGALIYTVVNPQDPETEEEETHPVDLSSLSNKLLPGLTPLGFKDDRRYKVTFLSSAYNTQTLQNNSVYPDLLPEEMEMLYSAYGDDTGVQCALSLQEFVKDCGSFTKRLVDDLLDKMTGGDHSKAVFQIRQKRNMPVDEAKSALCDMQAADGAVMDSGSVLDFMSLKSYPDISLDMLNPLAGKPVKKEPEHEESHAHFDDTAKLLQEFQEAAVERVCSRPSSNLSSLSNASDREQHHLGSPSHLGVGDQSEMVHDPYEFLQSPEPGSTANS; translated from the exons atggggaaaaaacacaaaaaatacaaaccCGAATGGAGAACAGTAGATGGGG ACTATGAGGACAAGCCCCTGGATAAGCCTCTGAAACTCGTGCTGAAGGTCGGCGGCAGTGAGGTCACCGAGCTGTCCGGCTCGGGCCACGACTCCAGCTACTATGATGATCGCTCTGACCATGAGCGGGAGCGgcacaaagagaagaaaaagaaaaagaagaaaaaatctgaaaaagagaaagacaagcaCCTGGACGatgaagaaagaagaagaagaaag gaagagaagaagaaaaaacgtGAGCGAGAACAGCTAGAGAATGCAGCCAACCCACCAGTGGAACCGTTCACTCTGTCCAAGCCTGTAGAG gtggtggtggtagaggagaggaagaggaagagggacagGGAGAAGTTCGAGGTGGAGGCAGAGGCCGACGACTTCCACCCCAGTGGTAAAGTGGAGGTGGACACCCAGGCCGACCGGCCCGTTAGAGCCTGCCGCACTCAGCAGG AAAATGAATGCACACCCCGGCAGCAGCTCCTCGAGCACTTTCTGCGCCTGCTTCAGAG GAAAGACCCTCATGGTTTCTTCGCCTTCCCTGTGACGGATGCCATTGCACCGGGCTACTCCATGATCATTAAGCACCCTATGGACTTCAGCACCATGAAGGAGAAGATCACgacaaatgaatacaaaacagtAACAGAATTCAAG GCGGACTTCAAGCTGATGTGTGACAATGCCATGGTGTATAACCGACCTGAGACAGTCTACTACAAAGCTGCAAAGAAACTTCTGCACACTGGCTTCAAAATGATGAGCAAA GCCGCCATTCTGGGCGACGAGGACGTGGCCGGCGACGAGCCCCTGCCCGAGGTCGCCCCCGTCCACGTTGAGTCAGCCAAAAAGTCCAAAAGGCAGCCAGTGAAGGAGCCCATGATCAG TGACCTCTATGAACTGGAGGGAAATGCATGCAGCCTAACGGACAGCACAGCGGAGGAGCATGTCTTGGCCCTGGTGGAGCACGCAGCAGACGAGGCACGCGACCGTATCAACCGCTTCATGCCAAATTCAAAG ATAGGGTATCTTAAGAAGGAACCAGAGGGAGCGCTGATTTATACTGTAGTCAATCCGCAAGACCCAGAGACAGAAG AGGAAGAGACCCATCCTGTAGATTTAAGCTCTCTGTCAAATAAACTCTTACCTGGCCTCACTCCATTGGGGTTTAAAGATGACCGGAGATACAAGG TAACCTTCTTGAGTAGTGCCTACAACACTCAGACGCTCCAAAACAACTCTGTCTACCCAGACCTGCTTCCAGAAGAGATGGAGATGCTCTACTCTGCCTACGGAGATGACACGGGCGTGCAGTGTGCCCTCAG TCTCCAAGAGTTTGTAAAGGACTGTGGTAGTTTTACCAAAAGGCTTGTGGACGATCTGTTGGATAAAATGACGGGTGGAGATCATTCCAAAGCCGTCTTCCAAATCCGACAG AAAAGGAACATGCCAGTGGATGAAGCCAAGTCCGCCTTGTGTGATATGCAG GCTGCAGATGGAGCAGTAATGGATAGTGGCTCAGTGCTGGACTTCATGAGCCTGAAGAGCTACCCAGACATATCTCTGGACATGCTCAACCCTTTGG CAGGCAAACCAGTGAAGAAGGAGCCAGAACACGAGGAGAGCCATGCACACTTTGATGACACAGCCAAGCTATTGCAGGAGTTCCAGGAGGCAGCAGTGGAGAGGGTCTGCTCCCGGCCCTCCTCCAACCTCTCGTCTCTCTCCAACGCCTCCGACAGAGAGCAGCACCATTTAG GGAGCCCATCTCACCTGGGCGTTGGAGACCAGTCGGAGATGGTTCACGACCCATATGAGTTCCTGCAGTCTCCAGAACCCGGTTCCACGGCCAATAGCTGA
- the brd9 gene encoding bromodomain-containing protein 9 isoform X4 encodes MGKKHKKYKPEWRTVDGDYEDKPLDKPLKLVLKVGGSEVTELSGSGHDSSYYDDRSDHERERHKEKKKKKKKKSEKEKDKHLDDEERRRRKEEKKKKREREQLENAANPPVEPFTLSKPVEVVVVEERKRKRDREKFEVEAEADDFHPSENECTPRQQLLEHFLRLLQRKDPHGFFAFPVTDAIAPGYSMIIKHPMDFSTMKEKITTNEYKTVTEFKADFKLMCDNAMVYNRPETVYYKAAKKLLHTGFKMMSKERLLALKRSMSLMHDMDFSQQAAILGDEDVAGDEPLPEVAPVHVESAKKSKRQPVKEPMISDLYELEGNACSLTDSTAEEHVLALVEHAADEARDRINRFMPNSKIGYLKKEPEGALIYTVVNPQDPETEEEETHPVDLSSLSNKLLPGLTPLGFKDDRRYKVTFLSSAYNTQTLQNNSVYPDLLPEEMEMLYSAYGDDTGVQCALSLQEFVKDCGSFTKRLVDDLLDKMTGGDHSKAVFQIRQKRNMPVDEAKSALCDMQAADGAVMDSGSVLDFMSLKSYPDISLDMLNPLAGKPVKKEPEHEESHAHFDDTAKLLQEFQEAAVERVCSRPSSNLSSLSNASDREQHHLGSPSHLGVGDQSEMVHDPYEFLQSPEPGSTANS; translated from the exons atggggaaaaaacacaaaaaatacaaaccCGAATGGAGAACAGTAGATGGGG ACTATGAGGACAAGCCCCTGGATAAGCCTCTGAAACTCGTGCTGAAGGTCGGCGGCAGTGAGGTCACCGAGCTGTCCGGCTCGGGCCACGACTCCAGCTACTATGATGATCGCTCTGACCATGAGCGGGAGCGgcacaaagagaagaaaaagaaaaagaagaaaaaatctgaaaaagagaaagacaagcaCCTGGACGatgaagaaagaagaagaagaaag gaagagaagaagaaaaaacgtGAGCGAGAACAGCTAGAGAATGCAGCCAACCCACCAGTGGAACCGTTCACTCTGTCCAAGCCTGTAGAG gtggtggtggtagaggagaggaagaggaagagggacagGGAGAAGTTCGAGGTGGAGGCAGAGGCCGACGACTTCCACCCCAGTG AAAATGAATGCACACCCCGGCAGCAGCTCCTCGAGCACTTTCTGCGCCTGCTTCAGAG GAAAGACCCTCATGGTTTCTTCGCCTTCCCTGTGACGGATGCCATTGCACCGGGCTACTCCATGATCATTAAGCACCCTATGGACTTCAGCACCATGAAGGAGAAGATCACgacaaatgaatacaaaacagtAACAGAATTCAAG GCGGACTTCAAGCTGATGTGTGACAATGCCATGGTGTATAACCGACCTGAGACAGTCTACTACAAAGCTGCAAAGAAACTTCTGCACACTGGCTTCAAAATGATGAGCAAA GAGCGGCTCTTAGCTCTGAAGCGCAGCATGTCTTTGATGCACGACATGGATTTCTCTCAGCAGGCCGCCATTCTGGGCGACGAGGACGTGGCCGGCGACGAGCCCCTGCCCGAGGTCGCCCCCGTCCACGTTGAGTCAGCCAAAAAGTCCAAAAGGCAGCCAGTGAAGGAGCCCATGATCAG TGACCTCTATGAACTGGAGGGAAATGCATGCAGCCTAACGGACAGCACAGCGGAGGAGCATGTCTTGGCCCTGGTGGAGCACGCAGCAGACGAGGCACGCGACCGTATCAACCGCTTCATGCCAAATTCAAAG ATAGGGTATCTTAAGAAGGAACCAGAGGGAGCGCTGATTTATACTGTAGTCAATCCGCAAGACCCAGAGACAGAAG AGGAAGAGACCCATCCTGTAGATTTAAGCTCTCTGTCAAATAAACTCTTACCTGGCCTCACTCCATTGGGGTTTAAAGATGACCGGAGATACAAGG TAACCTTCTTGAGTAGTGCCTACAACACTCAGACGCTCCAAAACAACTCTGTCTACCCAGACCTGCTTCCAGAAGAGATGGAGATGCTCTACTCTGCCTACGGAGATGACACGGGCGTGCAGTGTGCCCTCAG TCTCCAAGAGTTTGTAAAGGACTGTGGTAGTTTTACCAAAAGGCTTGTGGACGATCTGTTGGATAAAATGACGGGTGGAGATCATTCCAAAGCCGTCTTCCAAATCCGACAG AAAAGGAACATGCCAGTGGATGAAGCCAAGTCCGCCTTGTGTGATATGCAG GCTGCAGATGGAGCAGTAATGGATAGTGGCTCAGTGCTGGACTTCATGAGCCTGAAGAGCTACCCAGACATATCTCTGGACATGCTCAACCCTTTGG CAGGCAAACCAGTGAAGAAGGAGCCAGAACACGAGGAGAGCCATGCACACTTTGATGACACAGCCAAGCTATTGCAGGAGTTCCAGGAGGCAGCAGTGGAGAGGGTCTGCTCCCGGCCCTCCTCCAACCTCTCGTCTCTCTCCAACGCCTCCGACAGAGAGCAGCACCATTTAG GGAGCCCATCTCACCTGGGCGTTGGAGACCAGTCGGAGATGGTTCACGACCCATATGAGTTCCTGCAGTCTCCAGAACCCGGTTCCACGGCCAATAGCTGA
- the brd9 gene encoding bromodomain-containing protein 9 isoform X6, with protein sequence MGKKHKKYKPEWRTVDGDYEDKPLDKPLKLVLKVGGSEVTELSGSGHDSSYYDDRSDHERERHKEKKKKKKKKSEKEKDKHLDDEERRRRKEEKKKKREREQLENAANPPVEPFTLSKPVEVVVVEERKRKRDREKFEVEAEADDFHPSGKVEVDTQADRPVRACRTQQENECTPRQQLLEHFLRLLQRKDPHGFFAFPVTDAIAPGYSMIIKHPMDFSTMKEKITTNEYKTVTEFKADFKLMCDNAMVYNRPETVYYKAAKKLLHTGFKMMSKQAAILGDEDVAGDEPLPEVAPVHVESAKKSKRQPVKEPMISDLYELEGNACSLTDSTAEEHVLALVEHAADEARDRINRFMPNSKIGYLKKEPEGALIYTVVNPQDPETEEEETHPVDLSSLSNKLLPGLTPLGFKDDRRYKVTFLSSAYNTQTLQNNSVYPDLLPEEMEMLYSAYGDDTGVQCALSLQEFVKDCGSFTKRLVDDLLDKMTGGDHSKAVFQIRQKRNMPVDEAKSALCDMQAADGAVMDSGSVLDFMSLKSYPDISLDMLNPLGKPVKKEPEHEESHAHFDDTAKLLQEFQEAAVERVCSRPSSNLSSLSNASDREQHHLGSPSHLGVGDQSEMVHDPYEFLQSPEPGSTANS encoded by the exons atggggaaaaaacacaaaaaatacaaaccCGAATGGAGAACAGTAGATGGGG ACTATGAGGACAAGCCCCTGGATAAGCCTCTGAAACTCGTGCTGAAGGTCGGCGGCAGTGAGGTCACCGAGCTGTCCGGCTCGGGCCACGACTCCAGCTACTATGATGATCGCTCTGACCATGAGCGGGAGCGgcacaaagagaagaaaaagaaaaagaagaaaaaatctgaaaaagagaaagacaagcaCCTGGACGatgaagaaagaagaagaagaaag gaagagaagaagaaaaaacgtGAGCGAGAACAGCTAGAGAATGCAGCCAACCCACCAGTGGAACCGTTCACTCTGTCCAAGCCTGTAGAG gtggtggtggtagaggagaggaagaggaagagggacagGGAGAAGTTCGAGGTGGAGGCAGAGGCCGACGACTTCCACCCCAGTGGTAAAGTGGAGGTGGACACCCAGGCCGACCGGCCCGTTAGAGCCTGCCGCACTCAGCAGG AAAATGAATGCACACCCCGGCAGCAGCTCCTCGAGCACTTTCTGCGCCTGCTTCAGAG GAAAGACCCTCATGGTTTCTTCGCCTTCCCTGTGACGGATGCCATTGCACCGGGCTACTCCATGATCATTAAGCACCCTATGGACTTCAGCACCATGAAGGAGAAGATCACgacaaatgaatacaaaacagtAACAGAATTCAAG GCGGACTTCAAGCTGATGTGTGACAATGCCATGGTGTATAACCGACCTGAGACAGTCTACTACAAAGCTGCAAAGAAACTTCTGCACACTGGCTTCAAAATGATGAGCAAA CAGGCCGCCATTCTGGGCGACGAGGACGTGGCCGGCGACGAGCCCCTGCCCGAGGTCGCCCCCGTCCACGTTGAGTCAGCCAAAAAGTCCAAAAGGCAGCCAGTGAAGGAGCCCATGATCAG TGACCTCTATGAACTGGAGGGAAATGCATGCAGCCTAACGGACAGCACAGCGGAGGAGCATGTCTTGGCCCTGGTGGAGCACGCAGCAGACGAGGCACGCGACCGTATCAACCGCTTCATGCCAAATTCAAAG ATAGGGTATCTTAAGAAGGAACCAGAGGGAGCGCTGATTTATACTGTAGTCAATCCGCAAGACCCAGAGACAGAAG AGGAAGAGACCCATCCTGTAGATTTAAGCTCTCTGTCAAATAAACTCTTACCTGGCCTCACTCCATTGGGGTTTAAAGATGACCGGAGATACAAGG TAACCTTCTTGAGTAGTGCCTACAACACTCAGACGCTCCAAAACAACTCTGTCTACCCAGACCTGCTTCCAGAAGAGATGGAGATGCTCTACTCTGCCTACGGAGATGACACGGGCGTGCAGTGTGCCCTCAG TCTCCAAGAGTTTGTAAAGGACTGTGGTAGTTTTACCAAAAGGCTTGTGGACGATCTGTTGGATAAAATGACGGGTGGAGATCATTCCAAAGCCGTCTTCCAAATCCGACAG AAAAGGAACATGCCAGTGGATGAAGCCAAGTCCGCCTTGTGTGATATGCAG GCTGCAGATGGAGCAGTAATGGATAGTGGCTCAGTGCTGGACTTCATGAGCCTGAAGAGCTACCCAGACATATCTCTGGACATGCTCAACCCTTTGG GCAAACCAGTGAAGAAGGAGCCAGAACACGAGGAGAGCCATGCACACTTTGATGACACAGCCAAGCTATTGCAGGAGTTCCAGGAGGCAGCAGTGGAGAGGGTCTGCTCCCGGCCCTCCTCCAACCTCTCGTCTCTCTCCAACGCCTCCGACAGAGAGCAGCACCATTTAG GGAGCCCATCTCACCTGGGCGTTGGAGACCAGTCGGAGATGGTTCACGACCCATATGAGTTCCTGCAGTCTCCAGAACCCGGTTCCACGGCCAATAGCTGA
- the brd9 gene encoding bromodomain-containing protein 9 isoform X3 → MGKKHKKYKPEWRTVDGDYEDKPLDKPLKLVLKVGGSEVTELSGSGHDSSYYDDRSDHERERHKEKKKKKKKKSEKEKDKHLDDEERRRRKEEKKKKREREQLENAANPPVEPFTLSKPVEVVVVEERKRKRDREKFEVEAEADDFHPSGKVEVDTQADRPVRACRTQQENECTPRQQLLEHFLRLLQRKDPHGFFAFPVTDAIAPGYSMIIKHPMDFSTMKEKITTNEYKTVTEFKADFKLMCDNAMVYNRPETVYYKAAKKLLHTGFKMMSKQAAILGDEDVAGDEPLPEVAPVHVESAKKSKRQPVKEPMISDLYELEGNACSLTDSTAEEHVLALVEHAADEARDRINRFMPNSKIGYLKKEPEGALIYTVVNPQDPETEEEETHPVDLSSLSNKLLPGLTPLGFKDDRRYKVTFLSSAYNTQTLQNNSVYPDLLPEEMEMLYSAYGDDTGVQCALSLQEFVKDCGSFTKRLVDDLLDKMTGGDHSKAVFQIRQKRNMPVDEAKSALCDMQAADGAVMDSGSVLDFMSLKSYPDISLDMLNPLAGKPVKKEPEHEESHAHFDDTAKLLQEFQEAAVERVCSRPSSNLSSLSNASDREQHHLGSPSHLGVGDQSEMVHDPYEFLQSPEPGSTANS, encoded by the exons atggggaaaaaacacaaaaaatacaaaccCGAATGGAGAACAGTAGATGGGG ACTATGAGGACAAGCCCCTGGATAAGCCTCTGAAACTCGTGCTGAAGGTCGGCGGCAGTGAGGTCACCGAGCTGTCCGGCTCGGGCCACGACTCCAGCTACTATGATGATCGCTCTGACCATGAGCGGGAGCGgcacaaagagaagaaaaagaaaaagaagaaaaaatctgaaaaagagaaagacaagcaCCTGGACGatgaagaaagaagaagaagaaag gaagagaagaagaaaaaacgtGAGCGAGAACAGCTAGAGAATGCAGCCAACCCACCAGTGGAACCGTTCACTCTGTCCAAGCCTGTAGAG gtggtggtggtagaggagaggaagaggaagagggacagGGAGAAGTTCGAGGTGGAGGCAGAGGCCGACGACTTCCACCCCAGTGGTAAAGTGGAGGTGGACACCCAGGCCGACCGGCCCGTTAGAGCCTGCCGCACTCAGCAGG AAAATGAATGCACACCCCGGCAGCAGCTCCTCGAGCACTTTCTGCGCCTGCTTCAGAG GAAAGACCCTCATGGTTTCTTCGCCTTCCCTGTGACGGATGCCATTGCACCGGGCTACTCCATGATCATTAAGCACCCTATGGACTTCAGCACCATGAAGGAGAAGATCACgacaaatgaatacaaaacagtAACAGAATTCAAG GCGGACTTCAAGCTGATGTGTGACAATGCCATGGTGTATAACCGACCTGAGACAGTCTACTACAAAGCTGCAAAGAAACTTCTGCACACTGGCTTCAAAATGATGAGCAAA CAGGCCGCCATTCTGGGCGACGAGGACGTGGCCGGCGACGAGCCCCTGCCCGAGGTCGCCCCCGTCCACGTTGAGTCAGCCAAAAAGTCCAAAAGGCAGCCAGTGAAGGAGCCCATGATCAG TGACCTCTATGAACTGGAGGGAAATGCATGCAGCCTAACGGACAGCACAGCGGAGGAGCATGTCTTGGCCCTGGTGGAGCACGCAGCAGACGAGGCACGCGACCGTATCAACCGCTTCATGCCAAATTCAAAG ATAGGGTATCTTAAGAAGGAACCAGAGGGAGCGCTGATTTATACTGTAGTCAATCCGCAAGACCCAGAGACAGAAG AGGAAGAGACCCATCCTGTAGATTTAAGCTCTCTGTCAAATAAACTCTTACCTGGCCTCACTCCATTGGGGTTTAAAGATGACCGGAGATACAAGG TAACCTTCTTGAGTAGTGCCTACAACACTCAGACGCTCCAAAACAACTCTGTCTACCCAGACCTGCTTCCAGAAGAGATGGAGATGCTCTACTCTGCCTACGGAGATGACACGGGCGTGCAGTGTGCCCTCAG TCTCCAAGAGTTTGTAAAGGACTGTGGTAGTTTTACCAAAAGGCTTGTGGACGATCTGTTGGATAAAATGACGGGTGGAGATCATTCCAAAGCCGTCTTCCAAATCCGACAG AAAAGGAACATGCCAGTGGATGAAGCCAAGTCCGCCTTGTGTGATATGCAG GCTGCAGATGGAGCAGTAATGGATAGTGGCTCAGTGCTGGACTTCATGAGCCTGAAGAGCTACCCAGACATATCTCTGGACATGCTCAACCCTTTGG CAGGCAAACCAGTGAAGAAGGAGCCAGAACACGAGGAGAGCCATGCACACTTTGATGACACAGCCAAGCTATTGCAGGAGTTCCAGGAGGCAGCAGTGGAGAGGGTCTGCTCCCGGCCCTCCTCCAACCTCTCGTCTCTCTCCAACGCCTCCGACAGAGAGCAGCACCATTTAG GGAGCCCATCTCACCTGGGCGTTGGAGACCAGTCGGAGATGGTTCACGACCCATATGAGTTCCTGCAGTCTCCAGAACCCGGTTCCACGGCCAATAGCTGA